The proteins below are encoded in one region of Oncorhynchus nerka isolate Pitt River linkage group LG15, Oner_Uvic_2.0, whole genome shotgun sequence:
- the LOC135560257 gene encoding zinc finger protein 70-like isoform X2 — protein MMSSKEALSLKEDPEPTATEKQQEPRTSLGEEQLSDSGTTESTTVTCTPLFRSKNHGQGPSKCQAKPKPLPKPQPQPQHQPQHQAQPQPQHQAQPQPQHQPQPQHQAQPQPQHQAQPQPQHQAQPQPQHQAQPQPQHQAQPQPQPQHQAQPKPQPKPQPFPTTFLLAQPFQTAQNQTVMLSKQNGPLMIFTLPYVQSPVAQSEEVKGVESTTLHNYNVPCSCQVCGQSFDFTCHLIRHVQMHLAEQNRLCGLCGKVLGPAENMAVHLQTHSLMKTFCHICGKCFPKNSELKYHISIYHYVEKPHLCEVCGKTFRHGKALKEHHTSAHIEGRDKPYKCHLCRKGFSGERQVKLHQLTHTGEKPFQCEDCGMCFREKNTLKGHMRTHTGEKPYKCRECGKCFRLLGALKCHLLTHTGEKPYRCNVCGRCFSQSSSRKTHMKTHKMAHAVESAERPQSPESAERPQSAERPESAERPESAERPQSPESAERPQRPESAERPQSAERPQSAEKALSE, from the coding sequence GAGGACCCAGAGCCCACAGCGACTGAGAAGCAGCAGGAACCAAGGACCAGTCTGGGGGAAGAGCAGCTTTCAGACTCTGGAACGACAGAGTCCACAACAGTCACATGCACTCCTCTCTTTCGGAGCAAAAACCATGGTCAGGGCCCATCCAAATGCCAGGCCAAGCCCAAACCTCTGCCcaaaccccagcctcagccccaacaTCAGCCTCAACATcaggcccagcctcagccccaacatcaggcccagcctcagccccaacatcagcctcagccccaacatcaggcccagcctcagccccaacatcaggcccagcctcagccccaacatcaggcccagcctcagccccaacatcaggcccagcctcagccccaacatcaggcccagcctcagccccagccccaacATCAGGCCCAGCCCAAGCCTCAGCCCAAACCCCAGCCCTTCCCCACAACCTTTCTCCTGGCCCAACCCTTCCAAACAGCACAGAACCAAACTGTTATGTTGTCTAAACAGAATGGCCCCCTGATGATATTTACACTTCCCTATGTGCAAAGCCCTGTAGCTCAAAGTGAGGAAGTCAAAGGTGTGGAAAGCACTACGTTGCACAACTACAACGTTCCTTGTTCTTGCCAGGTGTGTGGGCAATCATTTGACTTCACGTGTCATTTGATAAGACATGTTCAGATGCACTTAGCGGAGCAAAACCGTTTGTGTGGTTTGTGTGGGAAGGTCCTTGGGCCTGCAGAGAACATGGCGGTTCACCTGCAAACTCACAGTCTAATGAAAACTTTTTGTCATATTTGTGGCAAATGTTTCCCTAAGAATTCTGAGCTGAAATATCATATAAGCATTTATCACTATGTGGAGAAGCCACATCTGTGCGAAGTGTGTGGCAAAACCTTCAGACACGGCAAGGCCCTTAAAGAGCATCATACGTCCGCTCACATAGAGGGACGAGATAAGCCATATAAATGCCATTTGTGCCGAAAAGGCTTCTCAGGAGAAAGACAAGTTAAACTCCACCAGTTAactcacactggagagaaaccgttTCAGTGTGAAGATTGTGGCATGTGCTTCAGGGAGAAGAACACTCTTAAAGGGCACATGaggactcacacaggagagaaaccgtaTAAGTGCAGAGAGTGTGGAAAATGCTTTAGATTGTTAGGTGCTTTAAAATGTCACCTACTAactcacactggagagaaaccgtaTCGCTGCAACGTCTGTGGCAGATGCTTCAGTCAGTCCTCATCCCGCAAGACTCACATGAAAACTCACAAAATGGCTCACGCAGTAGAGAGTGCAGAGAGACCACAGAGTCCAGAGAGTGCAGAGAGACCACAGAgtgcagagagaccagagagtgcagagagaccagagagtgcagagagaccacagagtccagaga